From a region of the Alnus glutinosa chromosome 1, dhAlnGlut1.1, whole genome shotgun sequence genome:
- the LOC133853504 gene encoding cell division cycle 20.2, cofactor of APC complex-like: MDAGTSFSLKAQSRCPLQEQYMQRKNARENLDRFIPNRSAMDFDFAHYMLTEGRKGKENPAASSPAREAYRKRLAEAFNMNRTRILAFKNKPPAPVELIPREVSSSLHSDKPTKPRRHIPQTSERTLDAPDLVDDYYLNLLDWGSCNVLAIALGNTVYLWDASTGSTSELVSIDEEDGPVTSVSWAPDGRHIAIGLNNSEVQLWDSTANRQLRTLKGGHRMRVGTLAWNNHILTTGGMDGLIINNDVRVRDHIVETYRGHSQEVCGLKWSASGQQLASGGNDNLLHIWDRSTASSNSATQWLHRLEDHTSAVKALAWCPFQSNLLASGGGGGDRCIKFWNTHTGACLNSVDTGSQVCSLLWSKNERELLSSHGFTQNQLILWKYPSMVKMAELNGHTSRVLFMAQSPDGCTVASAAGDETLRFWNVFGVPEVAKPTPKAIPEPFAHVNRIR, encoded by the exons ATGGATGCAGGCACTTCTTTCAGCTTGAAGGCGCAGTCTCGATGCCCACTTCAAGAACAGTATATGCAGAGAAAGAATGCTCGAGAAAAC TTGGATAGATTCATTCCAAACCGATCAGCAATGGACTTCGATTTCGCACATTACATGCTGACAGAAGGGAGGAAAGGTAAGGAGAACCCAGCTGCAAGCTCACCAGCAAGAGAGGCCTACAGGAAGCGGCTGGCTGAGGCCTTCAACATGAACCGGACACGAATTCTTGCCTTCAAGAACAAGCCGCCTGCCCCGGTGGAGTTGATCCCACGTGAAGTCTCCTCTTCTCTTCACAGTGATAAGCCAACTAAGCCCCGGCGACATATTCCTCAG ACTTCTGAGAGGACATTAGATGCTCCTGACCTTGTAGATGATTATTACCTGAATTTACTGGACTGGGGAAGCTGCAATGTTCTAGCAATTGCGCTGGGAAATACAGTTTATCTGTGGGATGCTTCAACTGGTTCTACTTCTGAACTTGTCAGTATTGATGAGGAAGATGGCCCTGTTACAAGTGTTAGCTGGGCTCCTGATGGCCGGCACATTGCCATTGGCTTGAACAATTCAGAAGTACAGTTGTGGGATTCAACAGCTAATCGACAG CTAAGAACCTTGAAAGGTGGTCACAGAATGCGAGTGGGGACGCTGGCATGGAATAATCATATCCTTACAACTGGAGGAATGGACGGTCTGATCATTAACAATGATGTAAGAGTCAGAGACCACATTGTTGAAACCTACAGAGGCCACAGCCAAGAGGTTTGTGGGCTAAAATGGTCAGCCTCAGGCCAGCAATTGGCGAGCGGAGGTAATGATAATCTCCTCCACATCTGGGACAGATCAACTGCATCTTCAAATTCAGCAACACAGTGGCTTCACAGGCTTGAGGACCATACATCTGCCGTGAAAGCCCTTGCTTGGTGTCCTTTCCAGAGCAATTTGCTGGCTtctggtggaggtggaggtgatAGGTGCATAAAGTTCTGGAACACCCACACTGGTGCGTGCCTGAACTCAGTGGACACTGGGTCTCAGGTTTGTTCTCTGCTGTGGAGCAAGAATGAGAGAGAGCTGCTTAGCTCACATGGTTTTACTCAGAATCAGCTCATTCTTTGGAAGTACCCATCAATGGTGAAGATGGCAGAGCTCAATGGTCATACCTCTAGGGTTCTTTTTATGGCTCAG AGCCCAGATGGTTGCACGGTGGCATCAGCAGCGGGGGATGAAACACTGAGATTCTGGAATGTCTTTGGAGTCCCGGAAGTTGCTAAACCTACTCCCAAAGCAATCCCTGAGCCTTTTGCCCATGTGAATCGCATCCGATAA
- the LOC133853530 gene encoding uncharacterized protein LOC133853530 isoform X2, whose translation MALGSIAALALMIAQIIINASTGCMCCKRSPHPSNSNWRIALVCFVLSWFTFVIAFLLLLTGAALNDQHGEESMYFGNYSCYVVKPGVFAGGALLSLASVILGLIYYLSMTSAKNSNEPLGNPSVPNQGVQGGIAMGQPQFPPQSTQDPVFVHEDTYIRRQFT comes from the exons ATGGCTCTTGGTTCAATTGCAGCACTGGCTCTTATGATAgctcaaataattataaatgctTCAACTGGGTGCATGTGTTGCAAAAGAAGTCCTCATCCTTCTAACTCTAATTGGAGAATAGCACTGGTCTGCTTTGTGCTTTCCTG GTTCACATTTGTCATAGCGTTTCTTTTGTTGCTGACTGGTGCTGCACTCAATGATCAACATGGTGAAGAAAGCATGTACTTTGGCAACTACTCTTGCTATGTTGTGAAACCTGGAGTCTTTGCTGGAGGTGCCCTTCTGTCCCTTGCAAGTGTGATTCTTGGTCTTATCTATTATCTCAGCATGACTTCGGCAAAGAACAGTAACGAGCCATTGGGCAACCCTTCTGTTCCTAATCAAGGAGTGCAAGGAGGGATAGCCATGGGACAACCTCAGTTCCCACCACAAAGTACCCAAGATCCTGTCTTTGTACATGAAGACACCTATATCAGACGACAGTTTACGTGA
- the LOC133853530 gene encoding protein MODIFYING WALL LIGNIN-1 isoform X1: MERKAVVICSVVGFLGLLSAATGFGAEGTRIKGSQVQFPSASECVYPRSPAMALGSIAALALMIAQIIINASTGCMCCKRSPHPSNSNWRIALVCFVLSWFTFVIAFLLLLTGAALNDQHGEESMYFGNYSCYVVKPGVFAGGALLSLASVILGLIYYLSMTSAKNSNEPLGNPSVPNQGVQGGIAMGQPQFPPQSTQDPVFVHEDTYIRRQFT, encoded by the exons atgGAGAGAAAGGCTGTGGTGATATGCAGTGTTGTGGGGTTCTTGGGGCTATTATCAGCCGCTACTGGTTTTGGTGCAGAAGGTACAAGGATTAAG GGTTCTCAGGTTCAGTTTCCTTCTGCTTCTGAATGTGTATACCCTCGGAGTCCAGCTATGGCTCTTGGTTCAATTGCAGCACTGGCTCTTATGATAgctcaaataattataaatgctTCAACTGGGTGCATGTGTTGCAAAAGAAGTCCTCATCCTTCTAACTCTAATTGGAGAATAGCACTGGTCTGCTTTGTGCTTTCCTG GTTCACATTTGTCATAGCGTTTCTTTTGTTGCTGACTGGTGCTGCACTCAATGATCAACATGGTGAAGAAAGCATGTACTTTGGCAACTACTCTTGCTATGTTGTGAAACCTGGAGTCTTTGCTGGAGGTGCCCTTCTGTCCCTTGCAAGTGTGATTCTTGGTCTTATCTATTATCTCAGCATGACTTCGGCAAAGAACAGTAACGAGCCATTGGGCAACCCTTCTGTTCCTAATCAAGGAGTGCAAGGAGGGATAGCCATGGGACAACCTCAGTTCCCACCACAAAGTACCCAAGATCCTGTCTTTGTACATGAAGACACCTATATCAGACGACAGTTTACGTGA